DNA sequence from the Amycolatopsis sp. Hca4 genome:
TCGGTCACGCCGATCACCGACGCCATCGACGTGCCCTTGAGCATGTTGATGAAGTCGTTGCCGGTCGGCGGGATGATCACGCGCATGGCCTGCGGCAGGACGACCCGGCGCAGCGTCGCGGCCGGCGTCATGCCGATCGACTTCGCGGCCTCGGTCTGCCCGCTGTCGACGCTGTTCAGGCCCGCGCGGACGATCTCGGCCATGTACGCGCTTTCGTTGAGCGTCAGGCCGAGGAACGCGGCGGTGAACGCGCTGATCAGCACGTTCGTCTGCTCGTGGACCAGGAACGGGATGTCGATGACCGGGAAGACGAGCGCCAGGTTGTACCAGAGGAGGATCTGCAGCAGCACGGGCAGGCCGCGGAAGATCCAGATGTAGCCGGCGGCGAACCACCGCGCGACCGGGTTGGCGCTGCGGCGCAGCAGGGCGATGACGATG
Encoded proteins:
- a CDS encoding amino acid ABC transporter permease, whose product is MAAPEPLPIVRLRHWGRWVAAAIIIALLVLLGIALGNAQIEWNQVPDFVFYKVMATGLLNTVVLAVLSQAVAIVLGIVIALLRRSANPVARWFAAGYIWIFRGLPVLLQILLWYNLALVFPVIDIPFLVHEQTNVLISAFTAAFLGLTLNESAYMAEIVRAGLNSVDSGQTEAAKSIGMTPAATLRRVVLPQAMRVIIPPTGNDFINMLKGTSMASVIGVTELIHAANNISSNNLLVMETLLAAAVWYMVVVTVAGVGQHYLERAFGQADRGPLARAGKALRGVPLVRSARV